The window CTGACCTCATCCCAAGgtaaacatcagaaaaacatgttttcacacAGCACTTTTCAATAAAACATTCAGTTTAGACCACTTCTTTGTGTCAGACAATACAAAAATCGcaacaattttcaaaaaacaaaagcacgaTTTGTGAcgattttatattttgttttgtatttcaaaGTCACTCAGTTTCACTATTATTCATTTATGCTTCCAGAAGATCAACTAGTATCCCTTAGGGATGTCATTTGAGGAAATGGTTACATAAAGTCTGCTCTTTGAAAGCTGGAACAAGTCAAATGAACAGATTTCCCACCAGTGTTGAGTTTCTCAGTGACGGCTCAGATACAAACATGATGCTTTGAGTCACatttaaatatgaaacaatTCTGCATCATGTGACTATAACTTCAAGTGCAGACTAAAAGTTTATCTTACTTTCTGCcaaattgaacaaaaacaacaaaaaaaagtgattttgtaATGACATACAACTCCACTTAGTGGATCAATGCATAAATGCTTAGATGAATGCAGCATCAAATGGTAAAatctcacctttttttctccttgagTGCAAATCAGATCTCAAACAATAAAACGTCTTGAGTCACATTAGCAACAGACAAGGCTGTAGCTGCAGGCACTGATGGTGTAACGCAACCACACTAGGGGAAAAACATGGAGATGATGGGAAAGCAGGTGGAAAACTGGGGTTCCCAAAAGGAAATGCCCTGAAACACAAACCAAAGCCTTGTGGATTCTCAGAGTAAACATTAAATCTTTGGGAAAACTTGTATGTTTGGCATGTTTGAGCCagataaaagctttaaaacagaagagttgaaaatgaaaagaaaagctttggATCTGATGCTGCAAAAACACTTGAACTTGTTTCTCACAAGTGTCCAGAAATGTTTACTTTATACAAAGATTCCACTAGGTGGCACTATGGAGCTATAGATGCCCATGAACGCAGATCAGCACTTGTGTTAATGCTGATCTCATCAGTCTCCTTTTCTGCTGGTGTCTGTCGTCTGTCCTCTCACGCTACGCAATGCTGCCAAGTTCTTGGGTTTCGGACTCAGATTCTctaaaaattaatcagagaagagaaaaaaaatgtttgttttttggataaTTATCGTAGAACTGATAGTGATAGTAACAGGAGCTAAAAACAAGAAGACTTTTTTACTCACAGGCTGGCCTGCAGTACTTTGCTGTTGCTTTGCCTCCTTTCCTCATCGATGGGGTACATCCTTAATATCAACAACCCCACAATAATGAGAGCTATGGGAAATGCAGAGACCAGCACTTTCAGAGTTGTACTGACAGATTCTGGCTGAAAGCAGTTTCCGGTCACATATCCAGCAAATCtggggaaaaaatgttcagagttTGGCAAATGGCTCTTCACAAGATTATAAGTCAGATATTAGAATTaggaaaacacacacatctgcatAACAAAGTTACTTACTTTAGACAGAGAGTAGAAATACCCAGAGATAAGCCAGAGGCAAATTTGATGAAGAAAACATAGAAAGAGTAGAAGACTGCTTCATGGCCATGAACATTTGGATTGGTGACTTTGAAGTCATCCACCACATCGGGAAGCATTGACCTGAAGAACCACATTCAAAAATGACTTTAGGGGGAAGGAAAAAAGTAACCAAAAAACTGGATTCATGGATGTTCACCAAGGCAGGAGGAAAGACGCTCCCACGCTCATGCCAGCCGCCACAGACACCACGTATGACAAAGCCAGGTTGCTCTTGACAGAAACGATTAGGATGATGAAGGGAATAGCCCACtgcaagaacacaaaaacatgtcagcGACCCTGCAAGAAAATGTTGTGACTTCTTTAGAAGTAGTCACAGAAGATAACAGTCGACACTCACCAGGTTCCCGCAGAAAGCTGCAGTCTTCTTCCCAAACCTGGTCAGAAACCACTGCCACCATGGAATGGTTAGACCCGCAGAGAGCTGAAAAATACAATATGTGAATATAgtaaaagcaggaagaagcaatGGAAATTAAGGCCAATTGGATCTatcagataaaaaataaattctataTATTTTGTTCTCAGAGGCAGAGAATGAGAATCTAACTATGTCAAAATGTCAAACAGCTTACTGTTAAGAATTAGAATCAGTTTTACTATAGAAAACCAAGAAATCAAGAAGAGTGTGTTTCATGTGTAGTGTTTTGGACAAAGCATCCTGTATTGAAGTATCTTTTTATCTTcctttttgtggagaagaatATATAATATAGAATATAGAAGAACATAGAAAACTAACAAGATACTGATCAAACCTGTTTTCTTATTGCGCTCTAAAAGAAACGTTCCATTTCaggcttttggtgtttttaatatcttcttgtggcatttgtcctgatgatggaggacagaaaattaatcttaaccttccatttctgagttttgcttttttcaagtcgctgtcaatcaggagcagatgaaaatacGCAAAAAATACAAGAcacattctgatgcctccacttgcagacaaatagatccatgtacgtttttgATTCCTTGtcggagctggaatctggatcaaaactgtgcggctggacagctccaatattgctcactatttttttgtATCGGTATTGTTAGgctaggggtgtgaggggctgtgaacGAGTAacagagtgtgtaaacagagcgCAAAGTGAAGAGACAAGGGGGGCGGCCTTACTCCAAGTCAACAGTTccagccacaactcagaggagaatttctcaTGAATTACTGCCtctatgcagaaactatgtcctagaaaacaacacacgtTTTAGCTAAAAACGACTCAAtcattaaaataccactggaaaCTTGTTTTGAGACAAaaagtttgaatatttttttctttaattgtgaTAAACCTAACAGTAATATCAAAAAAGTCATatcaaaaaaggagaaaaaaacctattatactatactatatttttcttgtttttatggcAAATTTATcaaataattttacatttttataaaaaaatgtaacagatTTGACTCCATGGAGaatgtgaagaatagttagaaactgccttcaacctttattacactaatggtttaaactttattcactgagcatgtattgtcatctcagaattaaattacatttgaagacagcacagccaagctattttcctcacagtttattctcatactccctttttctgtgcatgtgtgatctgctgagcaggcctcagagttatcttcactttagccttggagcttctctccagcagtaacctgtgggcgtgattttcacatggggtccatcggacgatcttctgaatatgcaaatgcagggtttttataccaagcccatccctgagctcgttggttcggactttgaatgcaccatgttcatctgtctgtcccttcgtgtttgtacgaagtaaaacctccacaaaagataagtaactgtctctgagtcttattcattatttctgtgtgcaagaaactgacgaGGTTACGAACTAAtataatacagtcctttctagacaatccagtttcttcacagaaaaCATATAAAAGTGATAAAAGGTTGGAATGTGCTGAAGGTGTAAATTAAACTCTGTTGGAGCTGAATAGGACGGGATAAATAGATTTATGAAACCCAAACATCTGTTCTGATCAAACCACAGAATCCTAGAAGATTCTGGGATTCTGTGGTTTCATCAGAACAGAGGTTCTCTCCTGCAATTCGAATGTTATCCATAAAAAAGCAGGACTCAgccaacacacaaaaaaagaacaccaCCGCTAGATATTGGCACAAAAAACTAGTAACAAAACTGTACGGTTTATCCTCGTCTCACGCAGTCTTGGCACATAATTATAATGACGTGTGGGGTTCAGGCTCCCGGGAGTCTCAGGAACACACTCTGACACCTAAAAATCTCCCCTTTTAACATCAGAGAGTTCAGAGAAGCAGCTCAAACCAAGCTCTGGAACAAAGTTATGAGTCAAATCACTCACCATAATCACCAGGAGAATATTCTGGAAGTCTTTCCTCTGGCCAAGAGCATATGATAAGAAAAGACTGAAGTTTCCTTCCACTAACTGCAAAGAAAACATCAGGAAGTCAAGTATCAAAGCAAACTTACACTAATATACATTAGAAACCTTATAACCATATAACTTAATTGATTTATTAAAGACTAAAGGAGGAAAATAAAGGATTACCAGGAAACCCAGAGTTGTGCAGAGAAAGGCAGAGACCAGTTTGACATATGGTCCGTGGCTGACGACCAGCTTCAAGCCCTGGCGGAAAGTGAGCGGCTTTGACTTTCTCTTTACGCACTCTACAATCAGAGAGAAAAgactaaataacaaaaaaatataaatgaagttttggattaaaaaattgGATACATAAAAAGTtatgtttatacatttttgttaaaaaaaaaagttaaagcatgtggcaaaaccaaagaaaaaagtcacGAGTTTTTGTATGAGAGGTTTTTGGCTTTGCACGtctttttgaccaaattttgCTTCACTCCAAGCAAAAACCtttcaaataataaacaaattgtAGAATCTCAATGCTTTGCAAGTCTTGAGATTGTCTTTCCTTTGACTGACTTCTTCTGTGCGCCTGATTCATTCATTGGGAACAGGTGTTGTTTTGCatgacattgtttttctttttctgctggagAGTTCAAACCTTTCTGCTCCTTCACACCCAAAAACAGGATCACAGAACACAGGATGTAGATGATGCAGATGACTCCTGAAGAAATCATATACGCTTTTTTCTAAGGACAGACAAGTTTGGAAAAACCTCTGATTATCGAATGCCTTCCACAACATTTTTGAAGCAGTTTTTGGCATTTGaagtttctggtgtttttctaattaatattggttttccttttaaaacatgAAGATAAATATAGTTTTCTAGTTGTTTTGCTTCAAAATCTGAGGTTAAGATCTTAGCCTAAACATACATTTGTCTGTAGAGTCTTATCCACATTTAATCAACATTTTTGTCTCTATAAAGCTGTAGATTGAAAACAATCACTCTACTGTAGAAAATGTCtcatgtaaataaatacataaaaactaaaaatctgaTGCATCTAATAAGCTAAAATCCAATAATTAATTACTTACTGATTCCTCTAGTGAGGTTATGGTTCTATTGACTGTTGGTGGGATTGTGCTGTTCTTGTAATCATCATTGTCATCATCAACAGGACACGTCGAGACGCTACCAACAATCTGTCCTTGGATCGCAGTGCCCAGCATGGAACCCAAGAGCTCCACCGTCATCCCTGCAGAACCGGGTGGGAGGAGTCAGTGCATACGCCACAATACAAAAGAGGAAGTGTTTAACTTTGCAGCAGTCTGACATACGATATGCTGTGGCGGAATCCCGCTCCTCCtgtttggtgctgataaacATGGTGAGGGCTGAATATGGCACATGGAAGCACTGCAATACATAAAACCAACACTGTTAAAAACACTGATCAGTTGAAGCGGATCGTCCAAGGATTTTGAGATGAAGGTACAAACCGTTTGCATAGACTGGAAGAGGCAGTAAAATACCAGAAACCAGAGGACCTTCCCTTCTTCAAAATGAGGCACGTACCAAATCAAGAAGTATGTCAACACTGCGAACGGAGTGGAGCAGAGGATCCTGGATGGAAGAGTGAGGACAAACAGAAGTTGTGGGCACTTGTGCCAGATAGCAGCTCACATGAGGAAAACAAGGGCGCACATAGATCTAGTCGTCttcaagtggatgtatcaggatggagcagagcaggaagcttgtggccccacCCAGAGAATTTTTGtgcaacaaatacaatcttttcaaacagcatttttttcatctgctcctgattcacaacgattttaataaagaaatattcagaaatgcagttttacaccTAGTATCCTTTCAgttgtccatcatcagaaaactgcaCCAAGAACAtagaaaaacaccattttccatCGGAGTGGGTATTTAACTCCATTAGTCAGCGTTTCCTTTTGAATAATCCCTCTAATCCTATTTATTTCAACAAAACTGGAGTCAGTCAAGActgcattgtgtgtgtgtgtgtgtgtgtgtgtgtgtgtgtgtgtgttgggggtcgGCCGGACCAATAGCAGATCTACTCCAATTTAGCTCTTTCTCCCCcccacaatgttttttttaactctgcagCTCTTTGTGTGCAGTGCTTTGCTCCCAGATACGCATGAAAGGGAGCTACTGACCGGCCGCTGCCGTCAGGATGGAGAGAGCCCTAGCTGCCGATATTTAGCTACTTGTCTGGCGGGGCTGCCCCCAATTTTCTACAGCAGCACAGGAAGAGTTAGCTCTTCATGCATTCCTATGCGTCCGTGTTGCCACGCCCCAGACCCTGGAGGAAGCAACACGGGCGGAGGCCATCCTCTCCACCTCACGTGCGGTGTCCAGCGCTCAACCCTGCTTGAGGATGGTCAACCACGATGAGGAAACAGACGACATTTTCAGAGTCCAGTCATCTATGTCACAGCCATCTCAGCGTCATTCACTAGCCACCCGACGACCACACCGTCCCGTCGCAGTAACCGGTGTGGTGAGCACAGGCACATCGCACGCAACTGCCCTGCGCCAGCACCAAAGACCAGAACAGGGTCGCCTAAGGGACACGACAACGGGATGGTCAGATAAGGGGCTGCCATCCCAACCACTAACACCCCTCTAAGGCCAATTCACACTGGTTGGGCGTCTAGGTCACACCAGAGGGTTTTACTTGAACTGTCAGCTAGAAGATCTACATTGTCAGGCTCTAATGGACACCGGGTCTACAACCTCATTTTGCAGCCGGACGTTCATAACTCATGGACACCCAGCTAATGACTGTAACTGAAGAAAAAGCTGGTCTGGTTGTGCGGAAGCTGCAGAACTGGAGGACAGGACATTTTGCATGAATTTAAGCTGGCCAATATTACGGAGCCCTGCATTATTGGCTTTGACCTCATGTCCCGCTGGGGGGGGGTTCGATTGATGCCGCCCAAGCAAGCATTGCCGTTGGGGCAGAGACCGTGGCTCCAACGTGGAAGAATGAAAAACTcgtctttctctttcggcttttcccatcaggggtcgccacagcgaatcatccttttccacctcactctatcatggacatcttctaccctaacattagccaacttcatgtcctctgttaagacatccatgtatctcctctttggccgtcctcttgccctcctgccaggcagctccatctccaacatccttctaccaatatatccactatccctcctctgaacatgtccaaaccatctcagtctggcttctctgactttgtcgctaacacaggcaacatgagccgtccctctgatgtactcgttccttatcctgtctaacctggtcactcctaaggagaacctcaacatcttcatctccgctacctccatctcagcctcttgtctctgtctcactgctaccgtctctaacccatagagcagagctggtctcaccactgtcttgtacacctttcctttgagtcttgctggcactcttctgtcacacaacactcctgacactttcctccaaccgctccaacctgcctgcactcgcctcttcacctcttttccacactccccatcacactgaactgttgatcccaagtacttaaactcctgcaccttcttcacctcagtcccctgtaacctaacgcttctaccttgatccctctcgttcagacacatgtattctgtcttactacgactgaccttcatacctcttctttccagagcaaacctccacctctctagctgttcctccacctgctctctactctcactgcaaattacaatgtcatccgcaaacatcattgtccagggagattcctgtcttacctcgtctgtcagcctgtccatcagcatagcaaacaaaaaaggactcaaagctgatccttggtgtagtcccacctccaccttgaactcctctgtctgacctacagcacatctcaccaccgtcatacttctctcatacatgtcctgaactactctgacatacttttctgccactccagacgacctcatacagtaccacagctcctccctcggcaccctgtcatacgccttctctaaatctacgaacacacaatgcagctccttctgaccttctctgtacttttccatcaacattctcaaagcaaaaatggcatcagtggtgctcttacggggcatgaaaccatactgctgctcacaaatctccaccttcttcctaagcctggcttccactactctttcccacagcttcattgtgtggctcatcaactttattcctctatagttgctgcagttctgcgtgtcacccttgttcttaaagattgggaccagaacgcttctcctccattcctcaggcatcttctcactctctaaaatcctattgaacaaccttgttagaaattccactgctgtctctcctaggcacttccatacctccacaggtacgtcatcaggaccaacggcctttccgctcttcatccttttcagagccttcctaacctcatcctttccaatctctgctacttcctgctccacaacaaccacatcttcctcccttctttccctgtcattttcctcgttcatcagctcctcaaaatactccttccatcttttctgtacactctcttgggttgttagcacctttccatctctgtccttaatcacccttatctgttgcacgtccttcccatctctgtctctctgtctggctagcctgtacaagtccttctctccttcctttgtgtctaacctgtcatatagctcatcgtaagctttctgtttggcctttgccacctctctcttcactttacgctgcgcttccttgtactcctgtctaccttcctcagtcctttctacatcccacttccttttagccaacctcttcctctggacgcattcctgtacttcctcattccaccaccaagtctctttaccgtctttcctctttccagatgacacacctagcaccttcctacctgtttccctgataatctctgctgtagtttcccagtcctctggaagctcatcctgaccacccaggacctgcctcaacttctgcctaaattcctcacaagtttcttcattctgtagcttccaccacttggtcttcttttctgttttcccctctcttcttcttcctgacctccagagtcatcttacacaccaccatgcggtgctgtctggctacactctctcctaccaccactttgcagtcattaacctctctcaaatgacctcgtctacgtaggatgtagtccacctgagtactcctacctccacttctgtatgtcactctatgttcctctctcttctggaagtaagtgttgactacagccatttccatcctcttcgcaaagtccaccaccatctgtccctccagattcctttccttcacaccaaacctgcccatcacctcctcatcacctctgttgccctcaccaacatgcccattaaagtctgctccaataacaactttctctcctctgggaaaactctctatgacctcatccaactcactccagaatctctccttcacttctaactcacagccaacctgtggcgcatacccactgactacattcaccatcaccccttcaatttctaactttaggctcatcatcctgtctgagactcttttcacctctagaacactgtttacaaactcccccttcagaatccctcctaccccgtttctcttcctatcaacaccatgatagaacagtttgtatcctcctccaatactacgtgccttgctgcccttccaccttgtctcctgcacacacagtacatctaccttccttctctccatcatgtctgccagctctctgcctttccctgtcattgtgccaacgttaagagtccctattctcaaacctatgttcctgccttttcccttctctctctggccacggacccttctgcctcccctctttcttccaccaacagtagtcaaatttccaccgacaccctgtaggttaacagcatcggtggcggtcgttgttaacccgggcctcgaccgatccggtatgtctaaagtgttgtggatgattcgcatggttattttggcaattttttacgccggatgcccttcctgacgcaaccctctctatttatccgggcttgggaccggcacagaagttactggcttgcaacccctgtggctagattggaagaatgaaaaagaaaaggaagaatgaAAAACTATTGACCTAAAATGATTCCTACTGCCAGCGGTGTCGCACCAACTGTCTCACGACACGAGTGAGCGCAGTGAGGCTTACAGTAGCCCGTGGGCGGCACCTGCTGTcttagtgaaaaagaaaaacagagactgGCGGTTCTGTCACCTGTTGGTGCATCCAGACAAGTTCGAGGCCGCCCTAGGTAATCTATGGGAGGTGTTTGTTTCCATCCGAGGAGCCGGTCTAAGACTGAACCTAGCTAAGTACAGCCTCCTAAACAAAGAAACTAAGTTCCTGGGCCATGTGGAGTGGCCATCAACCCAGCCAAGGTGGCAGTTGTGAGAAACTGGCCCACCCCCACAAACGTCAGTAAGCTGCTAAGCTTTCTGGGGTTAGCCTCATACTCCTCATACGCCAACTAACTAACAAGGGACAGAAGTTCAGATGAACTGATTCTTGTGCTGCTTTGTTTGACCAGCTTAGGGCAGCGGCACCAGTCGAGGAGATGTTCACTGGCTTCGGGGCACCGGCTGATCTCCACAGTGACCAAGACAGAAACTTTGATTCCCAGGTGTTTTGTGAGGTTTGCAGTCGCTTGGGGATATAAAAGACAAGAACCACCCCACTTAATCCTCAAAGCGATGGGCTGGTAGAACATTTCAACCGTACCCTGGCCACACAGCTGGTGATCTTGACCTGTCATCACCAGCGGGACTGGGACCGTTTTCTGCCCTTGGCTCTCTGATCTTATCGCACCGCAGTTCAGAAGTCCAGCCAGTGCACACCTGCAGAGATTATGTTTGGATAGGAGCTCTGGACACCGGTGAACTTGGTGTTTGGAGCACCACCTTAACCAGAGATCTTCGGTGGAAAAGAAATGGATTACTGTTGCCGACTCAAGGACCGCCTGCATGAAATCCATGAATTCACCCGTGGAGCATTGGCTGGGGCTGGTGTGCGGCAGAAGAGGGCTTATGACAGCACCGTCAGGGACGTGGTGAGGTGCTGCACTGACTGTCAGATGTGGTTTATAGGCTGCCTGTGCCAGGCAAGGGACCAGCTGTCGCACTTCATCATGACTGACTGGCCCCTTACCAGCCCCTTGTTCCACGGACTATTGAAACAGAAGGTGGACTTATTAACATGGACTCGAACGAGCCAGACCCCAGTTCACCCTCACGCAGACGCCCTGCATATCTCAATGACTTTGTGGTAGATAGGGTTGCCGAGGACGGCTGATCCTTCAGAAGGGGGCTATGTAGTTGGATCTGCTGTCAGAGGGAACAGCGCGGGGGATACAATCCCTTTTGGCTGCTCTGGTCGAATTAGGGGCAAGCACGGATTTCCTTTTGCCTATGTTTCCTGTCATCTGGCTGTTTTACGTCGTTTCACCTTTAGTTATTTCATTCTGTTGTGGTCACTTCTTTTTTGTGCCATGAGTGTGCGagggggagaggatgatgaccccGGTGCAATGTGCATTATGCGTTCTAAAATAAGAGCCTGAAGTTCCTCCTATCTCATCTCTCTGCTTCTTTCATCCTTCTTTCATCCATTTGCTACAATTATTCTCCACAGTGTGAATTATTTTATCAGGTGGAAGCCGGTTGTCGTAGCTGAATAAATGTGGGTTTATTATGGATCtactctgcagcagaaaaatatgaatgttAGCATGTGTTTCGAAgggttattcattttttttgaaaagatcACCATAAAGGTCCTGCAGGGTGCCACATTTTTCAGCAAAGACAGCTTGATAAGtgagaacatttaaaaacagtccATTTCTGACagctaaatatttcatttgcattttgctTTTTGAGACAGAATAAAA is drawn from Oryzias latipes chromosome 22, ASM223467v1 and contains these coding sequences:
- the LOC101156211 gene encoding sodium-dependent lysophosphatidylcholine symporter 1-B, with the translated sequence MAKGQDATSYAGTLQTLKPQKDISETVKKQKPQLSVCNKLCFAFGGAPYQITGSALGFFLQMFLLDVAQLDPLNASIILFAGRAWDAITDPTVGFLVSHSRWTRVGRMMPWILCSTPFAVLTYFLIWYVPHFEEGKVLWFLVFYCLFQSMQTCFHVPYSALTMFISTKQEERDSATAYRMTVELLGSMLGTAIQGQIVGSVSTCPVDDDNDDYKNSTIPPTVNRTITSLEESKKAYMISSGVICIIYILCSVILFLGVKEQKECVKRKSKPLTFRQGLKLVVSHGPYVKLVSAFLCTTLGFLLVEGNFSLFLSYALGQRKDFQNILLVIMLSAGLTIPWWQWFLTRFGKKTAAFCGNLWAIPFIILIVSVKSNLALSYVVSVAAGMSVGASFLLPWSMLPDVVDDFKVTNPNVHGHEAVFYSFYVFFIKFASGLSLGISTLCLKFAGYVTGNCFQPESVSTTLKVLVSAFPIALIIVGLLILRMYPIDEERRQSNSKVLQASLESESETQELGSIA